The Plasmodium knowlesi strain H genome assembly, chromosome: 14 genome has a segment encoding these proteins:
- a CDS encoding BTB/POZ domain-containing protein, putative: MDSIEGDNVISINVGGTIYMTTLNLICKYRNSRLCEIVLEKLKAMPDLDNHHKRKEIFIDRNGNRFEYILDFLRDGVLICENDINVLTRILIEAVYFKLFSLIKILKKKIQLLYSNMGSNVNKNIFKNIIGTLEEKKQNKIKSKEKNNSISRMLNKISAHIKKHKEVKCCIVKKKKNHNVHSLNKVNLLNELNDGDESFTKGEVNMANYKLLSSAPRDSGKEEKEIVFVKDLGDKEKNGANIDFNNEGKVNTQHNLPEIILPNPSTLSKYTKNLDYNITNNFKNEEDKLKNKNNANGSNQINCLVKNIERKGYSPVSLSPNGNLKSGDNKTLSFAKSTSIFIYGKEDEIAHNGIKDPVGTSTQSSNRSLSPTSIGGANYLGYSSFDNYTSTSDHLDRACYKYNNYTYNNMNNPRGQILVHSEIDDIEETSPFPILSNVNLGEQIFSTTVDF, from the exons ATGGACTCCATTGAAGGAG ACAACGTCATAAGCATAAATGTTGGAGGCACGATTTACATGACCACTCTGAACTTGATTTGCAAATACAGGAATTCTCGTCTATGTGAAATTGTTTTAG AGAAATTGAAGGCTATGCCGGACCTGGATA ATCACCataagaggaaggaaatattcATCGATCGAAACG GAAACAGGTTTGAATATATTTTGGATTTCCTTCGAGATGGAGTGCTGATATGCGAAAATGACATCAACGTGTTGACGCGCATACTAATCGAAGCTGTGTACTTCAAATTGTTTTCcctaataaaaattttgaaaaaaaaaatccaactGTTGTATTCAAACATGGGGAGTAATGTGAAcaagaatattttcaaaaacaTTATTGGTACactggaggagaaaaaacaaaataaaataaaaagtaaagaaaaaaataatagcaTATCGAGGATGCTGAACAAAATTTCTGCACACATTAAGAAGCACAAGGAAGTGAAATGTTGCattgttaaaaagaaaaaaaatcacaacgTTCATTCTTTGAACAAAGTAAATTTATTAAATGAATTGAATGACGGAGATGAGTCTTTCACGAAGGGGGAGGTTAACATGGCGAACTACAAACTCTTGTCTAGTGCTCCAAGGGACAGCggcaaagaggaaaaggaaattgtgTTTGTAAAGGACTTGggggataaagaaaaaaatggcgcaAACATTGATTTTAATAATGAAGGGAAAGTGAACACGCAACATAATTTACCAGAAATTATTCTTCCTAATCCGTCTACCCTATCAAAATACACCAAAAACCTTGACTACAATATAacgaataattttaaaaatgaggaagacaaattgaagaataaaaataatgccaATGGTTCCAATCAGATAAATTGTTTagtgaaaaatatagaaaggAAGGGTTACTCCCCTGTTTCTCTATCACCCAatggaaatttaaaaagtggGGACAACAAAACGCTTTCCTTCGCGAAGAGCACCAGTATTTTTATCTACGGCAAAGAAG ATGAGATAGCCCACAACGGAATAAAGGATCCCGTGGGCACCTCCACACAGAGTTCCAACAGAAGCTTATCCCCGACTAGCATAGGAGGTGCTAACTATTTAGGCTACTCCAGTTTCGACAATTACACAAGCACTAGCGACCATCTCGATAGGGCCTGTTAcaaatataataattataCTTATAACAATATGAACAATCCGAGGGGGCAAATTTTAGTTCACTCTGAAATTGATGACATCGAAGAAACGTCCCCTTTCCCAATTTTGTCGAACGTTAATTTAGGTGAACAAATCTTCAGCACGACGGTGGATTTTTAG
- a CDS encoding acyl-CoA synthetase, putative produces the protein MEVTKFKRKVYNFLENENEYILKDDDAEESNDASEIKYFDEVKGTAKENSSNIFRPKKYDLCQNLEKTKGFLGIEMSNKYEIFCFACKYYYNKEFLGERKKEVRGNETILGEYSFKTYGEIKNEIEILASALYQFENIEPNIFTDNGEYDKMKILGIWSKNRIEWLTTDFACSAIDFVTVPIYDTMGINSVKYIFQKTQMKICCIEAEKLECLIKLKSELTDLHILIIYDEWSLKDDIKQRANKAGYKVYFYKDLIDKFKNQNIIPQYEYYDYDFNSKEKEANSSTKNMSDGKNQKDIKKGPESRSGTDGNNTSGNNGSGSNALMEKLKNNKGKVTDVCTIIFTSGSSGMPKGAMLTHNTFITFMQSYIVDGNRLGLMKHDVVLSYLPLAHVYERLIEFAVCFFGAKIGYFSGNIKELVSDINELKPTFLITVPRILQKIHDNVMEGLKNKSFIARTLVKAALKNKKNAYLKNSKKFSHPVYDVILQPVRNRFGGRIRTQVMGSASMDKNKLVDLQMLFSAPISEGWGMTEVGVGFLQHRYDSTKGTIGGMFSNVTMKVVEVENMKYDPKAYPNRGELCVKGSSLMVGYFRDEQLTKKSFDEDGFFYTGDVVEINENNAYVRIIDRAKNIFKLAQGEYVEPEKLENIYTNSIYIENIFVHGYNYENELVSIIVPNEIFVLDYAKKNNLNMPFEELLKCDAIKKLFYNEILTMSKTYNLNGIEKIHLFHLTPTPFSVENKQLTPTHKVVRNAILADYKKIIDDLYESRKK, from the coding sequence ATGGAAGTGACGAAATTCAAACGTAAggtgtacaattttttggaaaacgaaaatgaatACATCCTCAAGGATGACGACGCGGAGGAGAGCAATGATGCTagcgaaataaaatatttcgatGAAGTAAAGGGGACGGCCAAAGAAAATTCCAGCAATATATTCCGACCAAAGAAGTATGATTTGTGTCAGAATCtagaaaaaacgaaaggatTTTTGGGTATAGAAATGTCcaataaatatgaaatattttgttttgcatGTAAATATTACTATAATAAGGAATttttaggagaaaggaaaaaggaagtaagaGGAAATGAAACAATTCTTGGAGAGTATTCATTCAAAACGTATGGTGAAATAAAGAATGAAATAGAGATTTTAGCATCTGCATTGTACCAGTTTGAAAATATAGAACCCAATATTTTCACAGACAATGGAGAATatgataaaatgaaaattttaggTATTTGGTCGAAAAATAGAATAGAATGGTTAACTACCGACTTTGCTTGCTCAGCAATCGACTTTGTCACCGTTCCTATATACGACACAATGGGAATAAATTCGGTGAAGTACATATTTCAAAAGACACAGATGAAAATTTGTTGCATAGAAGCGGAGAAGTTGGAGTGCCTTATCAAATTAAAGAGCGAACTAACCGACTTACACATTCTAATTATTTACGATGAATGGAGCTTAAAAGACGATATTAAACAGCGAGCTAATAAGGCAGGCTACAAGGTATATTTCTATAAAGACCTAATTGACAAATTTAAGAACCAAAATATTATCCCGCAGTATGAGTACTATGATTACGATTTTAAcagtaaggagaaggaggccAATTCTAGCACTAAGAATATGAGCGATGGAAAAAATCAGAAGGATATTAAAAAAGGGCCGGAGTCGAGGAGCGGCACAGACGGTAACAACACTAGTGGAAATAATGGAAGTGGATCGAATGCGCTAATGGAGAAgctgaaaaataataaaggcAAAGTCACTGATGTGTGTACCATAATTTTTACCTCCGGATCGTCTGGAATGCCCAAAGGGGCTATGTTGACACATAACACTTTCATAACCTTTATGCAAAGCTACATCGTCGACGGTAATAGACTGGGCCTGATGAAACATGACGTAGTGCTTAGTTACCTGCCTCTAGCTCACGTCTACGAAAGGCTGATCGAATTCGCTGTGTGCTTTTTTGGAGCCAAAATAGGTTACTTCTCCGGAAACATAAAGGAGCTAGTCAGCGACATCAATGAGTTAAAACCAACCTTCTTAATCACAGTCCCGAGAATTTTACAGAAGATTCATGATAATGTTATGGAAGGATTGAAGAACAAATCCTTTATAGCCAGAACGTTGGTAAAAGCAGCcctgaaaaataaaaaaaatgcatatttgaaaaattccAAAAAGTTTTCCCACCCAGTTTATGACGTCATATTACAACCAGTGAGGAACCGATTCGGAGGTCGCATAAGGACGCAAGTTATGGGTTCTGCATCTatggataaaaataaactagTCGATTTGCAAATGCTCTTTTCAGCTCCTATTTCTGAAGGATGGGGAATGACAGAAGTTGGTGTAGGATTCCTGCAACATAGATATGATAGTACCAAAGGAACCATAGGAGGAATGTTCTCCAATGTTACTATGAAAGTCGTTGAGGTGGAAAATATGAAGTATGACCCAAAGGCTTACCCAAACAGAGGAGAATTATGCGTTAAGGGAAGTAGCCTAATGGTAGGCTATTTCAGAGATGAgcaattaacaaaaaaatctTTTGATGAAGATGGCTTCTTCTACACAGGAGATGTCGTTGAAATCAACGAAAATAATGCATATGTTAGAATTATAGATAGAGCAAAGAACATATTTAAATTAGCTCAAGGGGAGTACGTCGAACCAGAGAAGttagaaaatatatacaccaATAGCATATACATAGAGAATATATTTGTCCATGGATATAATTACGAAAATGAGTTAGTATCCATCATAGTGCCAAATGAAATTTTCGTTCTTGATTatgcgaagaaaaataacCTCAATATGCCTTTTGAGGAACTGCTAAAATGCGATGCTATTAAAAAACTTTTCTATAATGAAATATTGACTATGTCAAAAACGTATAATTTGAATGGTATTGAGAAGATCCACTTGTTTCATTTGACGCCTACTCCATTTTCTGTAGAGAATAAACAACTAACCCCTACGCATAAGGTCGTTAGAAATGCAATTTTAGCTGATTATAAAAAGATTATTGACGATTTGTACGAGTCGAGGAAGAAATAA